Proteins encoded in a region of the Paenibacillus sp. W2I17 genome:
- a CDS encoding metal ABC transporter permease produces MWNWIVAILSDPNTRWILLGCLLLGFSSGIIGSFTFLRKQSLMGDTLAHAALPGICIAFMLTETKSVGLFLFGALVAGIVATFGISWITRYSRIKQDAAMGIVLTVFFGIGVVMLTRIQHGASGSQSGLDKYLFGQAASMVMTDVYVMGGVCLVLLIACLAWFKEFKLVSFDPGFARGMGLPVAMLEQFILLLTVIAVVAGIQAVGVVLVAALLVTPAAAARCWTDSLALMVVLAGIFGALSGATGTIFSTLVPNLPTGPVTVLAATVLFAGSALLAPRRGLLARRLRSIQAKSAYMREERATLQTLATQRNQEERGEM; encoded by the coding sequence ATGTGGAACTGGATCGTTGCCATCTTATCTGACCCCAATACACGTTGGATATTACTTGGCTGTCTGTTGCTGGGATTCAGTAGCGGAATTATTGGCTCCTTCACCTTTCTTCGCAAGCAGAGCCTGATGGGGGATACCCTCGCTCATGCTGCTCTGCCCGGGATCTGTATTGCATTTATGTTGACGGAAACAAAGTCGGTCGGATTATTCCTGTTCGGTGCTCTGGTGGCTGGTATTGTCGCTACCTTCGGAATCTCGTGGATTACGCGCTACTCCCGAATCAAGCAGGATGCAGCGATGGGAATTGTGCTTACCGTATTTTTCGGGATTGGTGTAGTGATGCTGACGCGCATCCAGCATGGGGCGAGCGGAAGCCAAAGCGGACTTGATAAATATTTGTTTGGGCAGGCGGCATCCATGGTCATGACGGATGTGTATGTCATGGGAGGCGTATGTCTCGTATTACTGATTGCCTGTCTGGCCTGGTTCAAGGAATTCAAACTGGTGAGTTTTGACCCGGGATTTGCACGTGGTATGGGTCTGCCAGTTGCCATGTTAGAGCAGTTCATTCTGCTCTTGACAGTGATCGCGGTGGTTGCAGGAATTCAGGCCGTTGGTGTGGTGCTTGTTGCAGCCTTGCTGGTAACTCCAGCAGCAGCGGCACGGTGCTGGACCGACTCACTTGCACTGATGGTGGTATTGGCAGGCATATTTGGTGCATTGAGTGGTGCAACAGGCACGATCTTCAGTACGCTTGTACCTAATCTGCCGACAGGACCTGTAACCGTTCTTGCGGCTACGGTGTTATTTGCCGGGTCAGCCTTGCTGGCTCCGCGTCGTGGATTGTTAGCTCGACGGTTGCGCAGTATTCAGGCGAAGTCCGCATATATGCGTGAAGAGCGAGCTACACTTCAGACTCTCGCCACACAGCGAAATCAAGAGGAACGGGGGGAGATGTAA
- a CDS encoding SMP-30/gluconolactonase/LRE family protein, which produces MSTEQKQRKRSTGQQIRRWSLTLLGVIVLGIVVFLLMPAPVEPAVWSAPIAPSFEKEGPWKENNKLSSAELVTDRAKFPEFITFDKEGRLYAGDSDGKIYRVTFDAEDKAQPAEVFADTHGTPNGLKFDAAGNLIVADIQKGLLSIDPNGNIEVLTTEVDGGPIYLANELDIAQDGSIYFSDTSNYGKVMFKEIAENKPHGRLLKYDPLTKQTTVLLKDLYFANGVVLSAEEDFVLVAESYHYQLTRYWLKGPKQGTSDIFAENLAGFPDNITRDAQGHFWVGVFTTRLSFADYMHSHPWLAATMSKVPQSLLNGASAPVKHGLVAEYGPEGELISSWHDPEGTLYGITTAVNQGKYVYLGTAPGGSQGVHRVPLKP; this is translated from the coding sequence ATGTCAACAGAACAAAAACAACGCAAACGATCCACTGGTCAACAAATTCGTAGATGGAGCCTGACCCTGCTAGGGGTAATTGTGCTGGGAATCGTTGTATTCCTGCTAATGCCCGCCCCGGTAGAACCCGCTGTTTGGTCTGCACCTATTGCTCCTTCTTTTGAGAAGGAGGGTCCCTGGAAAGAGAACAACAAACTTAGCTCCGCTGAATTGGTTACAGACCGCGCGAAGTTCCCGGAATTTATCACTTTTGATAAAGAAGGGCGACTGTATGCGGGTGACTCCGACGGCAAAATCTACAGAGTAACCTTTGACGCCGAGGACAAGGCACAGCCAGCAGAGGTATTCGCTGATACCCACGGAACACCTAACGGCCTGAAATTTGATGCTGCCGGAAATTTGATTGTGGCGGATATTCAGAAAGGGCTCCTGTCCATTGACCCCAACGGAAACATCGAAGTACTAACCACTGAAGTAGATGGGGGGCCGATCTACCTGGCGAACGAACTGGACATCGCGCAAGACGGATCGATTTATTTCTCCGATACCTCTAACTATGGCAAAGTCATGTTCAAAGAAATTGCTGAGAATAAACCGCATGGACGATTGTTGAAATATGATCCACTGACCAAGCAGACGACCGTTCTGCTTAAGGATTTATATTTTGCCAATGGGGTCGTACTGTCTGCCGAAGAGGACTTCGTGCTAGTCGCAGAATCGTATCATTATCAGTTGACCCGGTACTGGTTAAAGGGCCCCAAACAAGGTACATCTGATATTTTTGCGGAGAATCTGGCTGGGTTTCCAGACAATATCACCCGTGACGCACAGGGACACTTTTGGGTAGGGGTATTCACAACCCGTCTGTCTTTTGCAGATTACATGCATAGTCACCCTTGGTTAGCAGCGACGATGTCCAAAGTTCCACAGTCCTTGTTAAATGGAGCCAGTGCCCCGGTGAAACACGGACTTGTTGCAGAATATGGACCAGAAGGAGAGCTTATTAGTAGTTGGCATGATCCGGAAGGAACATTGTATGGCATCACCACGGCCGTAAACCAAGGGAAATATGTATATCTCGGGACTGCACCGGGAGGAAGCCAAGGGGTTCATCGGGTGCCTTTGAAACCGTAA
- a CDS encoding transglutaminase domain-containing protein: MLQNWLDSLKELNGITIMLLLIVAASLLQGWSRGASRSAGRLFGFLMDGIMAVIGILLSIGLTLWLAPYVQQWLSEYASAMPNRELNRWEQMYYTLVTAIADFPLMRFAVLFVLSYGLIRLILGFLSSFIFNSRQGSAEESAPKGMFSRLTGALIGTIIGSVRGMIVIAVLFMIVSLYPGSMFSRYVEASPIYMQGAKSVIEPLSGTFIKDKLPVFTQAVQKELGGILQRKYEVIDHNIPTDIESAASEIVKGQSTDEAKARALYDWVGSRIQYDYGKVDDYEQKGIWHEQNPQNTFDTRKGVCIDYARLYAVMARSQGLEVKVVTGLGYNGQGGYGPHAWNEVYLSDSESWVPLDPTWAISGDWFNPPNFADTHLKDQSA, encoded by the coding sequence GTGCTGCAGAATTGGCTGGACAGCCTGAAGGAATTGAATGGCATCACGATTATGCTGTTGCTGATTGTGGCTGCTTCATTATTGCAGGGTTGGTCCAGAGGGGCTTCGCGTTCAGCAGGCAGACTCTTTGGGTTCCTGATGGATGGCATTATGGCGGTCATTGGTATTCTGTTGTCGATCGGTTTAACATTGTGGCTTGCACCATATGTACAGCAGTGGCTGTCTGAGTATGCTTCTGCCATGCCTAATCGTGAGTTGAACCGGTGGGAACAGATGTATTATACGTTGGTTACGGCGATTGCAGATTTTCCACTAATGCGGTTCGCTGTATTATTTGTATTAAGCTATGGACTCATCCGACTGATTCTCGGGTTTCTCTCTTCATTTATTTTTAACAGCAGGCAGGGGTCAGCCGAGGAAAGTGCGCCTAAAGGTATGTTTAGTCGGTTGACGGGTGCATTAATTGGCACGATCATAGGCTCCGTCCGCGGAATGATTGTCATTGCGGTTTTGTTCATGATTGTCAGTCTTTATCCCGGGAGTATGTTCAGCCGATATGTGGAGGCATCTCCGATCTATATGCAAGGGGCCAAATCGGTTATCGAACCGTTGTCTGGAACGTTTATCAAGGACAAGCTTCCCGTATTTACGCAGGCTGTGCAGAAGGAACTGGGCGGCATCCTGCAACGCAAATATGAAGTTATCGACCATAATATTCCGACGGACATTGAATCTGCAGCGAGTGAGATTGTCAAAGGCCAATCGACAGATGAAGCCAAAGCAAGAGCACTATACGACTGGGTAGGTTCACGTATTCAGTATGACTATGGTAAAGTGGATGACTATGAGCAAAAGGGCATATGGCATGAACAGAATCCGCAGAATACTTTTGATACACGCAAAGGTGTATGTATTGATTATGCCCGTCTCTATGCCGTGATGGCCCGTTCACAAGGACTTGAAGTCAAAGTTGTTACAGGACTTGGTTATAACGGCCAGGGAGGGTACGGTCCGCATGCGTGGAATGAGGTGTATTTGAGTGATTCCGAGAGCTGGGTTCCGCTTGACCCGACATGGGCAATCAGTGGAGACTGGTTTAATCCTCCGAATTTTGCCGACACCCATCTAAAGGATCAGTCAGCTTAA
- a CDS encoding TetR/AcrR family transcriptional regulator, producing the protein MKVILISSEDKPSPSKGRALKTYQQARLQNTENLRKLVVDAAASILQEEGPEAVTVRRVSQKMGCSTKIIYSLFVNKEGLAQQLYLEGCKLLAKRLEEVPPSSDFLQHLLDLGEAFWQFAQDYTSYYKLMFGGAFAEFKPDAESMQGTMTAIHRLLILISTAQKQGQISDQEETETLVSTIWASLHGVIHLHMGGFLGDVKAAHTVYKQAMNLMSQSLFAVSKPDRGADRG; encoded by the coding sequence TTGAAGGTGATCCTTATCAGTAGCGAAGACAAGCCCTCACCATCCAAGGGGCGGGCATTAAAAACATATCAGCAAGCTCGCCTGCAAAACACGGAAAATCTCCGTAAGCTTGTGGTTGATGCGGCTGCATCCATTTTGCAGGAAGAAGGGCCGGAGGCTGTTACTGTACGCAGAGTATCGCAAAAGATGGGCTGCTCCACCAAGATCATTTACAGTTTGTTTGTCAATAAAGAGGGTCTGGCCCAGCAGTTGTATCTGGAGGGCTGCAAATTGCTCGCCAAGCGTTTGGAAGAAGTGCCGCCGTCCTCTGACTTCTTGCAGCATTTACTGGATTTGGGGGAAGCCTTCTGGCAGTTTGCGCAGGATTATACCAGCTACTATAAGCTGATGTTCGGAGGGGCTTTTGCCGAGTTCAAGCCGGATGCAGAGAGTATGCAGGGAACGATGACTGCCATACACCGCTTGCTGATTCTAATTAGCACTGCCCAGAAGCAAGGACAGATTTCGGACCAGGAAGAGACCGAAACTCTTGTCAGTACTATATGGGCATCGCTGCACGGTGTAATCCACCTGCATATGGGCGGGTTCCTTGGTGATGTAAAGGCAGCCCATACCGTATATAAACAAGCCATGAATCTGATGTCCCAATCCTTGTTTGCAGTATCCAAGCCAGACAGAGGAGCGGACAGGGGGTAA
- a CDS encoding metal ABC transporter solute-binding protein, Zn/Mn family translates to MVKMRSIQRGFITLAALVLVVVLTACSSDAETSSGGKLQVTATTGMIADVAREVGGAYVDVTGLMGPGVDPHLYKASQGDIRKLEQAKVIFYNGLHLEGKMTDILEKMSSSKLVTAVTETIPVEELHSGKDTGGTEYDPHVWFNVSHWMHAAEAVRDTLVKADPDHAEEYRAQAEAYLAKLEALDAEVREKILEIPEASRVLVTAHDAFGYFGQAYGMKVMGLQGISTAAEYGAKDVSELRDYLVDNHIKAVFVESSVPAKAMEAIIAGAAQKGHTVSIGGELFSDAMGAEGTEEGTYIGMIRHNVETIVEALK, encoded by the coding sequence ATGGTGAAAATGAGGAGTATTCAGAGGGGGTTCATCACGCTAGCGGCTCTGGTTCTGGTTGTTGTACTTACGGCATGTTCCAGTGATGCAGAGACAAGCAGTGGTGGCAAGCTGCAAGTAACCGCTACAACGGGAATGATCGCTGACGTAGCACGTGAGGTAGGCGGGGCATATGTTGATGTTACCGGGCTAATGGGCCCGGGAGTTGATCCCCACTTGTACAAGGCATCCCAAGGTGATATTCGCAAGCTGGAACAAGCAAAAGTCATTTTCTATAATGGACTGCATCTCGAAGGCAAAATGACAGACATTTTGGAGAAAATGTCCTCAAGCAAGCTGGTTACTGCTGTTACAGAGACTATTCCAGTTGAGGAGTTACACTCAGGCAAAGATACAGGCGGCACCGAATATGATCCACACGTCTGGTTTAACGTCAGCCACTGGATGCATGCGGCAGAAGCTGTACGTGATACACTCGTGAAGGCGGACCCGGACCATGCTGAAGAGTACAGGGCTCAGGCAGAGGCATATCTGGCGAAGCTCGAAGCACTGGATGCCGAGGTGCGCGAGAAGATTCTGGAGATTCCGGAAGCAAGCCGGGTATTGGTTACGGCGCATGACGCATTTGGATATTTCGGTCAGGCTTATGGCATGAAAGTGATGGGGCTTCAGGGCATCAGTACAGCAGCCGAATACGGTGCAAAAGATGTTAGCGAACTGCGGGATTATCTCGTAGATAACCATATCAAAGCAGTATTTGTTGAATCGAGTGTGCCTGCAAAAGCGATGGAAGCCATCATTGCCGGAGCAGCTCAAAAAGGACATACGGTCAGCATTGGTGGAGAACTGTTCTCGGATGCCATGGGGGCTGAGGGAACGGAAGAAGGCACATACATCGGTATGATTCGCCACAATGTTGAGACGATTGTAGAAGCACTGAAATAA
- a CDS encoding metal ABC transporter ATP-binding protein, with translation MEDTTLLKQTPTKLNNSHLQGTQPTSAPLSVRDLAVAYHKKPVLSSVSFDIPEGQLIGILGPNGAGKSTLIKAVLGLVPKMHGEVRIFGQSYREQRRRIGYVPQRESVDWDFPTHALDVVMMGRYGHLGWFRRPGKKERDLAAHCLEQVGMGDYMYRQISQLSGGQQQRVFLARALVQDADLYFMDEPFAGVDATTEKAIISLLEQLKKQGKTVLVVHHDLATVEEYFDHVLLLNGRLVAGGPTSEVFVPDTLQETYGGRIAMIGSRTEKGQV, from the coding sequence ATGGAAGATACAACTTTATTGAAACAAACTCCTACGAAACTGAACAATAGTCACTTGCAGGGAACGCAGCCAACATCGGCTCCTCTCAGTGTGAGGGATCTGGCTGTTGCGTATCACAAAAAGCCAGTGCTTAGCAGCGTATCCTTCGATATTCCGGAAGGACAGCTCATCGGTATTCTTGGCCCAAATGGCGCAGGGAAATCTACTCTGATCAAAGCTGTGCTAGGACTGGTGCCGAAGATGCATGGAGAGGTACGGATCTTCGGACAATCGTACAGGGAACAACGTCGCCGCATCGGTTATGTGCCCCAACGGGAATCGGTGGACTGGGATTTTCCAACGCATGCACTCGATGTGGTGATGATGGGACGGTATGGTCATCTAGGATGGTTCCGTCGTCCGGGGAAAAAGGAGCGAGACCTGGCGGCACACTGCCTGGAGCAAGTCGGCATGGGTGATTACATGTACCGCCAGATCAGTCAGCTGTCCGGTGGACAGCAGCAACGTGTCTTTCTGGCGCGGGCACTCGTGCAAGACGCAGATCTGTATTTCATGGATGAGCCGTTTGCAGGTGTGGATGCCACCACAGAGAAAGCGATCATTTCGCTTTTGGAACAGTTGAAGAAACAAGGCAAAACGGTACTGGTTGTTCACCATGATCTGGCGACAGTCGAGGAATACTTCGACCATGTGCTGCTGCTCAATGGACGACTGGTGGCAGGTGGGCCGACAAGTGAAGTATTTGTACCGGATACATTGCAAGAGACGTACGGAGGCCGGATTGCGATGATCGGAAGCCGGACGGAGAAAGGCCAGGTGTAG
- a CDS encoding penicillin-binding protein 2 — translation MKKHSNEKDELTDKRRFSYRMNVFFFASFVIFSVIIVRLAFLQFVEGPELSQEEASNITKDVPLPPVRGTIYDSTGEVKLAYSKPIQSLYLTLYKNYGDVDGKPSPNIGEVQDIATRLHDVFEQYKLKDSESLTVEKIIEEMDLNSRKANGFMPRLIKSDLSEGEVAYFLQHKDEFKGIQIVEESVRFYDPDTVAVQTIGYLKKFRSSKSLDKYKEVDEANKTQTDPGLVYTENEFVGFDGLELQYQDALRGKSGYTSVDVDLRNLPEGVAGSTPPQKGYDLISSINKNVQVKTEQAILDQLSWLHRNQVSGRLHPNAKTGFAVAMEVDTGKIVSAASMPDYDTNIWRTGSITNDQYDDIKYVYQNGTIRSFPPDDSKKRAESIVLLGSTIKPLSVLIGLKEGFFTTNTVYSDRGSTTFGGDNRRVQNSSGHVYGAMYPRDAIRHSSNVFMIDEIGKKMYSKYGATGIDKWDEYMKQFGLGVSTGVDLPNEFLGIRDYMNDTESSLTRLVYGSFGQQGKYTTMQLAQYTTMLANKGKRMEPQLVREFRDSEGNVVEKVKPKVLSTVEFNDAYWNEVQRGMATEVSAFSGFPYDFARKTGTSTQVVGGKLVDNGVFIAYAPRNNPKLAVAVVIPEGGFGSSSAAPVARAIFDAYDEEFGLDGVPKKDKNKDSESESDTQ, via the coding sequence ATGAAAAAACATTCCAATGAGAAGGATGAACTTACAGACAAACGGCGCTTCAGTTACCGAATGAACGTATTTTTCTTCGCTTCCTTTGTTATTTTTAGCGTTATTATTGTACGCTTGGCCTTTTTGCAATTCGTGGAAGGGCCTGAACTCAGTCAGGAAGAAGCAAGTAACATTACCAAGGATGTACCACTTCCTCCTGTGAGAGGCACGATCTATGATTCCACAGGTGAGGTGAAGCTGGCTTATTCCAAGCCCATTCAGTCTCTCTACCTGACACTGTATAAAAACTATGGGGATGTTGATGGGAAACCGAGTCCTAACATAGGGGAAGTGCAGGATATTGCAACCCGGTTGCATGATGTATTTGAACAGTACAAGCTGAAGGATTCAGAGTCACTTACAGTGGAGAAAATTATTGAAGAGATGGACTTGAACTCCCGCAAAGCGAACGGTTTTATGCCGCGTCTGATCAAGAGTGATCTGTCCGAGGGAGAAGTCGCTTATTTCCTGCAACATAAGGATGAGTTCAAAGGTATTCAGATCGTCGAGGAGAGTGTACGATTCTACGATCCGGATACGGTAGCGGTTCAGACAATCGGTTATCTGAAGAAGTTCAGAAGTTCGAAGTCCTTGGACAAATACAAAGAGGTGGACGAGGCCAATAAAACGCAAACGGATCCGGGCCTGGTGTATACGGAGAATGAATTTGTAGGCTTTGATGGACTGGAACTGCAATATCAGGATGCTCTCCGCGGCAAAAGCGGATATACATCCGTTGATGTTGATTTGCGTAATTTGCCTGAAGGTGTAGCAGGTTCTACCCCGCCGCAGAAAGGTTACGACCTGATTTCCAGCATTAACAAGAACGTTCAGGTGAAAACAGAACAGGCCATTCTGGATCAGTTGAGTTGGCTTCATCGGAATCAGGTTTCCGGTCGATTGCATCCAAATGCCAAGACCGGATTTGCGGTTGCGATGGAAGTGGATACGGGGAAAATCGTATCTGCTGCCAGTATGCCAGATTATGATACCAACATCTGGAGAACAGGCAGTATCACAAATGATCAGTATGATGATATCAAATATGTGTATCAAAATGGTACGATTCGTTCATTCCCTCCGGATGACTCTAAAAAGCGAGCTGAATCGATCGTGTTACTCGGTTCCACCATCAAACCGCTTAGTGTCTTGATCGGTTTGAAAGAAGGTTTCTTCACTACCAATACGGTTTATTCGGATAGAGGTTCAACGACCTTTGGTGGGGACAATCGCAGAGTGCAGAACTCATCAGGGCATGTGTATGGTGCAATGTATCCTCGTGATGCGATTCGTCATTCCTCGAACGTATTCATGATTGATGAGATTGGGAAGAAGATGTACTCAAAATACGGTGCGACCGGAATTGACAAATGGGATGAATACATGAAGCAGTTCGGCCTTGGGGTATCTACAGGGGTTGATCTGCCGAATGAATTCCTGGGCATACGGGATTACATGAACGACACGGAAAGCTCGTTGACTCGTCTCGTGTATGGTTCCTTTGGACAGCAGGGAAAATACACAACCATGCAGTTAGCACAGTACACGACAATGCTGGCGAACAAAGGAAAGCGGATGGAGCCACAACTGGTTAGAGAGTTCCGGGATTCGGAAGGCAACGTGGTCGAGAAAGTAAAACCGAAGGTACTCAGCACGGTGGAGTTTAACGATGCCTACTGGAATGAAGTACAACGAGGCATGGCAACCGAGGTATCTGCATTTAGCGGATTCCCTTATGACTTTGCCAGAAAAACAGGAACATCGACACAGGTAGTAGGCGGTAAACTGGTGGATAACGGTGTATTTATCGCCTATGCACCACGTAATAATCCAAAGCTTGCTGTCGCTGTGGTTATCCCCGAAGGGGGCTTTGGATCGAGCAGTGCGGCTCCGGTTGCACGTGCGATCTTCGATGCCTATGACGAGGAATTCGGTCTCGACGGTGTACCGAAAAAGGACAAAAATAAAGATTCAGAATCGGAATCAGACACACAGTGA
- a CDS encoding metal ABC transporter permease, with the protein MATFWIILTAVLVSSACAILGCFLILRRMALVGDAISHAVLPGIAIAFLWSGSRDSLWMLLGATVFGLLTVFFIQSLQAGGLSSDASIGIVFTALFAVGVILISLNAQHIDLDLDCVLFGEIAYVQWDTLTLGGTDVGPRAVWMLGITLLVILVVIGLFYKQFKLCAFDPALAAACGIPVVLFHYLLMGLVSMTSVASFESVGSILVVGMLIVPAATAYLLTDRLGKMILYAVLIGAASSVGGYIMAYALDASIAGCMVAVAGILFVLALLLSPKHGIVFRYARRKFAAR; encoded by the coding sequence ATGGCAACGTTTTGGATTATCTTGACGGCCGTACTGGTTTCTTCTGCCTGCGCCATCCTCGGTTGTTTCCTGATCCTGCGGCGAATGGCTCTGGTCGGTGATGCGATCAGCCATGCGGTCCTGCCCGGTATTGCGATTGCTTTCCTGTGGAGCGGTTCCAGAGATTCATTATGGATGCTGCTCGGCGCAACGGTGTTTGGATTACTGACGGTGTTCTTCATACAGAGTTTGCAGGCAGGTGGACTGTCGTCTGATGCCTCGATCGGAATTGTGTTCACAGCACTTTTCGCAGTAGGTGTTATTCTGATTAGTCTGAACGCCCAGCATATTGATCTTGATCTGGACTGTGTCTTGTTTGGTGAGATCGCTTATGTACAGTGGGACACACTAACCCTTGGAGGTACGGATGTCGGTCCGAGGGCAGTCTGGATGCTGGGTATCACTTTGCTGGTCATCCTCGTCGTTATTGGGCTGTTCTACAAACAGTTCAAGCTATGTGCCTTCGATCCGGCGCTGGCTGCAGCCTGCGGCATTCCAGTAGTGCTGTTCCACTATCTGCTCATGGGACTCGTTTCTATGACGTCCGTAGCTTCATTTGAAAGTGTTGGTTCGATTCTCGTTGTGGGCATGCTGATTGTACCTGCGGCGACGGCTTACCTGCTTACAGATCGTCTGGGCAAAATGATTCTTTACGCCGTCCTAATCGGAGCAGCATCCTCGGTTGGAGGTTACATCATGGCATACGCCCTGGATGCTTCCATTGCGGGCTGTATGGTAGCTGTTGCTGGAATTCTGTTTGTTCTTGCACTGCTGCTGTCACCGAAACATGGCATCGTATTCCGTTATGCTCGTCGCAAATTCGCGGCACGTTAA